In the Bradyrhizobium guangzhouense genome, one interval contains:
- a CDS encoding murein hydrolase activator EnvC family protein: MRAPALNLLMIASVAGASVAQACVSFAQAQTAPAPQTAAISPDAIKQREQELEAARASQKSAAEAQAKLKAEIASLGQDRTQLNQQLIDTAANVRTVETKIDEAEARLKTLNGREQQARASLDSRRADIVEVLAALQRAGRRTPPALLVRPEDALQSLRTAMLLGAVVPELRSRAEKIAGELGELVALRKTIAAERDQLASDRDKSRSDQTRLTALVDERQRQQASREKDLDAENTRAIALSKQVGDLQGLIAKMEQDLQSAAKAAEKAAEAARQAEAKEAKAAAANAAAGAKPGPAVFKDRSRTSPAILFASAKGLLPLPVNGNKIRDFGGSDGVGGVQKGISLATKPGSQVTTPCDGWVVYAGPFRSYGQLLILNAGGGYHVLIAGMERISVNIGQFVLTGEPVATMGSTSQVASILATNASQPVLYVEFRKDGTPIDPGPWWAANEGEKVRG; encoded by the coding sequence ATGCGAGCGCCTGCCCTCAACCTGCTGATGATCGCGAGCGTCGCCGGCGCAAGCGTCGCGCAAGCTTGCGTAAGCTTCGCACAAGCTCAAACAGCACCGGCGCCTCAGACCGCTGCCATCTCGCCCGACGCGATCAAGCAGCGCGAGCAGGAGCTGGAAGCGGCGCGCGCCAGCCAGAAGAGCGCGGCGGAGGCGCAGGCCAAGCTGAAGGCCGAGATCGCCTCGCTCGGCCAGGACAGGACCCAGCTCAATCAGCAATTGATCGACACCGCCGCCAATGTCCGCACCGTCGAGACCAAGATCGACGAGGCCGAGGCGCGATTGAAGACGCTGAACGGCCGCGAGCAGCAGGCGCGCGCTTCGCTTGATTCGCGCCGCGCCGACATCGTCGAGGTGCTGGCGGCCCTGCAGCGCGCCGGACGGCGCACGCCGCCGGCACTGCTGGTGCGGCCCGAAGATGCGTTGCAATCGCTGCGCACGGCGATGCTGCTCGGCGCCGTCGTGCCGGAATTGCGCAGCCGCGCGGAAAAGATCGCCGGCGAGCTCGGCGAGCTCGTGGCGTTGCGCAAGACCATCGCCGCCGAGCGCGACCAGCTCGCCTCCGACCGCGACAAGAGCCGCAGCGACCAGACCCGGCTCACCGCACTGGTCGACGAGCGGCAGCGCCAGCAGGCGTCGCGCGAAAAGGACCTCGACGCCGAGAATACGCGCGCCATCGCGCTGTCAAAGCAGGTCGGCGATCTCCAGGGGCTGATCGCCAAGATGGAGCAGGACCTGCAAAGCGCCGCCAAGGCAGCGGAGAAGGCCGCCGAAGCCGCCCGGCAGGCCGAGGCCAAGGAGGCCAAGGCAGCAGCGGCGAACGCGGCCGCCGGCGCCAAACCCGGCCCGGCGGTCTTCAAGGACCGCTCCCGGACCAGCCCGGCCATCCTGTTCGCCTCGGCCAAGGGGCTCCTGCCGTTGCCGGTTAACGGTAACAAGATCAGGGACTTTGGCGGTTCCGACGGGGTCGGCGGGGTCCAGAAGGGCATTTCGCTGGCCACCAAGCCCGGCTCCCAGGTCACGACGCCGTGCGACGGCTGGGTCGTCTACGCCGGCCCGTTCCGCAGCTATGGACAACTCTTGATCCTCAATGCCGGGGGCGGGTATCATGTCTTGATCGCCGGGATGGAGCGCATTTCGGTAAACATCGGACAGTTTGTGCTCACGGGGGAGCCGGTCGCGACCATGGGGTCGACATCTCAAGTCGCCTCCATTCTCGCGACCAACGCGAGTCAACCTGTGCTGTATGTCGAGTTCCGCAAAGACGGCACTCCAATCGATCCAGGCCCATGGTGGGCCGCAAATGAAGGCGAGAAGGTTCGCGGATGA
- the rlmH gene encoding 23S rRNA (pseudouridine(1915)-N(3))-methyltransferase RlmH, producing MRVAVIAVGRLKQGPERELADRYFARFEEAGRKLGFRELTIHEIPESRARDTATRMAEEAAAISAHIPEKSILVAMDERGQNLDSTVFARNLGRWRDEGAGHTLFVIGGADGLSPELRRKAKLAIAFGSATWPHQMVRVMLLEQLYRAATILAGHPYHRA from the coding sequence ATGCGTGTTGCAGTCATTGCGGTGGGCCGGCTGAAGCAGGGCCCCGAACGGGAGCTTGCCGACCGCTATTTCGCGCGGTTCGAAGAGGCTGGCCGCAAGCTCGGATTTCGCGAGCTGACCATCCACGAAATCCCCGAGAGCCGCGCGCGCGACACCGCAACGCGCATGGCCGAGGAGGCCGCGGCGATCTCGGCGCATATTCCGGAAAAGTCGATTCTGGTGGCGATGGACGAACGCGGGCAAAACCTCGATTCCACCGTATTCGCACGGAATCTCGGACGCTGGCGCGACGAGGGCGCCGGTCATACACTCTTCGTGATCGGAGGGGCGGACGGACTTTCGCCCGAATTGCGCCGTAAGGCCAAACTCGCGATCGCGTTCGGCTCTGCGACCTGGCCGCATCAAATGGTCCGCGTCATGCTTCTGGAACAGCTGTATCGGGCCGCCACCATTCTGGCCGGCCACCCCTATCATCGCGCGTGA
- the rsfS gene encoding ribosome silencing factor — protein sequence MKAQPDADKTLSLILSRLEDMKAEETVTIDLRGKSAYSDYMIVTTGRVNRHVGAIAENVTKSLKETGIKNIHVEGLPNCDWVLIDSGDVVVHVFRPEVREFYNLERLYTQGPGAAKAI from the coding sequence TTGAAGGCGCAACCCGACGCCGACAAGACGCTGAGCCTGATCCTCTCCCGCCTCGAGGACATGAAGGCGGAAGAGACGGTCACCATCGACCTTCGCGGCAAATCGGCATACTCCGACTACATGATCGTCACCACGGGCCGTGTGAACCGGCACGTTGGCGCGATCGCGGAGAACGTGACGAAGAGCCTCAAGGAAACCGGCATCAAGAACATCCATGTCGAGGGCTTGCCCAATTGCGACTGGGTGCTGATCGATTCCGGCGATGTGGTCGTGCACGTGTTCAGACCCGAGGTCCGCGAGTTCTACAATCTCGAGAGATTGTACACGCAGGGCCCAGGGGCGGCGAAGGCGATCTAG
- a CDS encoding nicotinate-nucleotide adenylyltransferase, whose translation MSSNFVVPRFVAQAVPPHSEGMRIGLLGGSFNPPHQAHRAISRFALMRLQLDRVWWLVTPGNPLKENGNLHELGERMQAARDVADDPRIEVSCLESVIRTRYTIDTINTLRRRFSGLRFVWIMGADNLAQFHRWQDWRRIAAQVPMAVIDRPPQSFRALASPAAQALARYRVPENEAGLLADRPAPAWVFLTGLKLNLSSTGLRNPDGSWKGTK comes from the coding sequence TTGAGTAGCAATTTCGTCGTGCCGCGCTTCGTGGCGCAAGCGGTCCCGCCCCATAGCGAGGGCATGCGCATCGGCCTGCTCGGCGGCTCATTCAATCCGCCGCATCAGGCCCATCGCGCGATCAGCCGCTTCGCCTTGATGCGATTGCAACTCGATCGCGTCTGGTGGCTGGTGACGCCAGGCAATCCGCTCAAGGAGAACGGCAATCTGCATGAGCTCGGCGAGCGGATGCAGGCCGCGCGCGACGTCGCTGACGATCCCAGGATCGAGGTGAGCTGTCTCGAATCCGTCATTCGTACCCGCTATACTATCGACACGATCAACACCTTGCGCCGCCGCTTCTCGGGCTTGCGCTTTGTCTGGATTATGGGCGCCGATAATCTCGCTCAATTCCATCGTTGGCAGGACTGGCGGCGCATCGCCGCCCAGGTCCCGATGGCAGTGATCGACCGTCCGCCGCAGAGTTTTCGCGCCCTTGCCTCCCCGGCCGCCCAGGCGCTCGCGCGCTATCGCGTGCCGGAGAATGAGGCAGGATTGCTCGCGGATCGGCCGGCGCCGGCCTGGGTGTTCCTGACCGGCTTGAAACTCAACCTCTCCTCGACGGGCTTAAGGAACCCGGACGGGAGCTGGAAAGGTACGAAGTGA
- a CDS encoding glutamate-5-semialdehyde dehydrogenase, whose amino-acid sequence MATPLKAVDGNADLQALMSDLATRARAAARVLALAPPEQKNRALEAMERAIRANAAAILAANAEDVAEARASGNATSAFIDRLTLTPARVEGMAEGIAIVRGIADPVGMVTESWQRPNGMTIERVRVPLGVVGVIFESRPNVSADAGVLCLKSGNAVILRGGSDSFRSCRAIHECLVQGLREAGLPEAAITLVPTRDRAAVGMMLSGLNGSIDVIVPRGGKSLVARVEQEARVPVFAHLEGVNHVYVDASADLAMAKEIVLNAKMRRTGVCGAAETLLVDRAAAGKALKPLVEMLLEAGCEVRGDDAVQKTDARVKPASEDDWDTEYLDAIIAAKVVDGVDGAIAHIQDHGSHHTDAIVSENDATAKKFLSEVDSAIVLHNASTQFADGGEFGFGAEIGIATGRFHARGPVGAEQLTSFKYRVHGTGQTRP is encoded by the coding sequence ATGGCCACCCCCCTCAAAGCCGTTGACGGCAATGCCGATCTTCAGGCGCTGATGTCCGATCTCGCCACCCGTGCCCGCGCCGCCGCGCGCGTGCTGGCGCTGGCGCCGCCGGAGCAGAAGAACCGGGCGCTGGAAGCCATGGAACGGGCAATCCGCGCCAATGCCGCGGCAATCCTCGCCGCCAATGCCGAGGACGTTGCGGAAGCCCGTGCCTCCGGCAATGCGACCTCTGCCTTCATCGATCGTCTGACGCTGACGCCGGCGCGGGTCGAAGGCATGGCCGAAGGCATCGCCATCGTGCGCGGAATCGCCGATCCCGTCGGCATGGTCACCGAAAGCTGGCAGCGGCCGAACGGCATGACCATCGAGCGCGTGCGCGTGCCGCTCGGCGTCGTCGGCGTGATCTTCGAGAGCCGGCCGAACGTGTCCGCGGACGCCGGCGTCCTCTGTTTGAAGTCCGGCAATGCCGTGATCCTGCGCGGCGGCTCCGATAGTTTCCGCTCCTGCCGCGCGATCCATGAATGTCTGGTGCAGGGCCTGCGCGAAGCCGGACTGCCCGAAGCCGCGATCACGCTGGTGCCGACACGCGACCGTGCGGCTGTCGGCATGATGCTGTCGGGATTGAACGGTTCGATCGACGTCATCGTGCCGCGTGGCGGCAAGAGCCTGGTCGCGCGCGTCGAGCAGGAAGCGCGCGTGCCGGTGTTCGCGCATCTCGAAGGCGTCAACCACGTCTATGTCGATGCCAGCGCCGACCTCGCCATGGCGAAGGAAATCGTGCTCAACGCCAAGATGCGACGCACCGGCGTCTGCGGTGCCGCCGAGACGCTGCTGGTCGATCGCGCCGCGGCCGGCAAGGCTCTGAAGCCGCTGGTCGAGATGCTGCTCGAGGCCGGCTGCGAAGTGCGCGGTGACGACGCCGTGCAGAAGACCGACGCACGCGTCAAGCCCGCCAGCGAAGACGATTGGGACACCGAATATCTCGACGCGATCATCGCGGCGAAGGTGGTGGACGGCGTCGACGGCGCGATCGCGCATATCCAGGACCACGGCTCGCACCATACCGATGCGATCGTGAGCGAGAACGATGCCACCGCGAAGAAATTCCTCAGCGAAGTCGATTCCGCGATCGTGCTGCACAACGCCTCGACACAGTTCGCCGACGGCGGCGAGTTCGGCTTCGGCGCCGAGATCGGCATCGCCACCGGCCGCTTCCACGCGCGTGGTCCTGTCGGTGCCGAGCAATTGACGAGCTTCAAATATCGCGTTCACGGCACGGGACAGACGCGGCCGTAA
- the proB gene encoding glutamate 5-kinase, with product MASPELSQFRRIVVKVGSALLVDSDRGEVRASWLAALADDMAKLHKEGRDVLVVSSGSIALGRSRLKLPRGPLKLEESQAAAAVGQIALARIWSEVLGAHDIGAGQILVTLQDTEERRRYLNARSTIGKLLEWRAIPVINENDTVATAEIRYGDNDRLAARVATMASADLLVLLSDIDGLYDAPPKNNPNAKLIPVVDSISSEIEAVAGDAESELSRGGMRTKVEAAKIATTGGTHMLIASGKIEHPLQAIANGGRCTWFLTPANPITSRKRWIAGTLEPKGTLTIDAGAVTALRAGASLLPAGVIKIEGQFARGDAVIVRGPDTSEVGRGLIAYDTEVAEKIKGRSSPDVMAILGISGRSEMIHRDDLVVGG from the coding sequence ATGGCCAGCCCCGAACTCAGTCAATTCCGCCGCATCGTCGTCAAGGTCGGCTCCGCGCTGCTGGTCGATTCCGACAGGGGCGAGGTGCGGGCGTCGTGGCTGGCTGCGCTCGCCGACGACATGGCCAAGCTGCACAAAGAGGGCCGCGATGTCCTCGTGGTGTCCTCGGGCTCGATCGCGCTCGGCCGCAGCCGCCTCAAATTGCCGCGCGGACCGCTGAAGCTGGAGGAGAGCCAGGCCGCCGCCGCCGTCGGCCAGATCGCGCTGGCGCGGATCTGGTCGGAAGTGCTCGGGGCGCACGACATCGGCGCGGGCCAGATTCTGGTGACACTCCAGGATACCGAGGAGCGCCGCCGCTACCTCAATGCCCGCTCCACCATCGGCAAGCTGCTGGAGTGGCGTGCGATCCCCGTCATCAACGAGAACGACACGGTCGCGACCGCCGAGATCCGCTACGGCGATAATGACCGCCTCGCCGCGCGCGTTGCCACCATGGCGAGCGCCGATCTCCTGGTGCTGCTGTCAGACATCGACGGCCTCTACGACGCTCCGCCGAAGAACAATCCGAACGCAAAGCTGATCCCGGTGGTCGACAGCATCTCCTCGGAGATCGAGGCCGTCGCTGGGGATGCCGAGTCGGAGCTGTCGCGCGGCGGCATGCGCACCAAGGTCGAGGCGGCCAAGATCGCCACGACGGGCGGCACGCACATGCTGATCGCCTCCGGCAAGATCGAGCATCCGCTCCAGGCAATCGCCAATGGCGGCCGCTGCACCTGGTTCCTGACCCCCGCCAATCCCATCACCTCGCGCAAGCGCTGGATCGCGGGCACGCTCGAGCCGAAGGGGACGCTGACGATCGATGCGGGCGCCGTGACGGCACTGCGCGCCGGCGCCAGCCTGCTGCCCGCCGGCGTCATCAAGATCGAGGGCCAGTTCGCCCGCGGCGATGCGGTGATCGTCCGCGGCCCCGACACCAGCGAGGTCGGCCGCGGCCTGATCGCCTACGACACCGAGGTCGCCGAGAAGATCAAGGGACGCTCCTCCCCGGACGTGATGGCCATCCTCGGCATCAGCGGCCGTTCGGAGATGATCCACCGCGATGATCTGGTGGTGGGCGGGTAG
- a CDS encoding Bug family tripartite tricarboxylate transporter substrate binding protein — MDRRKFMAGCLGLPLLAQAGEVQAQAGLTKIIFPFAAGAGGDTLCRLIAQEIAPMLQRTVVVENRTGGDGLIGIKAVKGASPDGGMVLVTTGPTMYLLPMVETTPSFDTAKDFMPVSLLARFEFALVVGPAMDVADFKGFVAWLKAHPDKTSFGVPSNGTIPHFMGSKLEKDLGIPLTRVPYRGSAPILNDIIGGHISFGITTLADALPQHRAKSLTIIAVSSAERSPFAPEVPTLKESGIDLVADAWYGMWLPAGSPPEFAGKLGAAASAVLAKPEVKERLTAIGLIPVGSSADGLTKELAANTAFWQPIVKATGYKIEN; from the coding sequence ATGGACCGCCGTAAGTTCATGGCTGGATGTCTCGGTCTGCCGCTATTGGCGCAGGCCGGCGAGGTGCAAGCGCAGGCTGGCCTCACCAAAATCATCTTCCCGTTCGCGGCGGGCGCCGGCGGCGATACGCTGTGCCGGCTGATCGCCCAGGAAATCGCCCCGATGCTGCAGCGGACCGTCGTGGTCGAAAACCGCACCGGCGGCGACGGCCTGATCGGCATCAAAGCGGTGAAGGGCGCAAGCCCCGACGGCGGCATGGTTCTGGTGACGACCGGGCCGACCATGTACCTGCTGCCGATGGTGGAGACGACGCCGAGCTTCGACACGGCGAAGGACTTCATGCCCGTGTCGTTGCTGGCGCGGTTCGAGTTCGCGCTCGTGGTTGGCCCAGCCATGGATGTCGCCGATTTCAAGGGCTTCGTCGCCTGGCTGAAAGCGCATCCCGACAAGACCTCGTTCGGCGTGCCGAGCAACGGCACCATTCCGCATTTCATGGGCTCCAAGCTGGAGAAGGATCTCGGCATTCCCCTGACGCGCGTGCCTTATCGCGGCAGCGCGCCGATCCTCAACGACATCATCGGCGGCCACATCTCCTTCGGTATCACCACGCTGGCGGATGCGCTGCCGCAGCACCGCGCCAAGAGTTTGACGATCATCGCGGTCTCGAGTGCGGAACGCTCGCCGTTCGCGCCGGAGGTGCCGACGCTGAAGGAGAGCGGCATCGATCTCGTGGCGGACGCCTGGTACGGCATGTGGCTTCCCGCCGGCAGCCCGCCGGAATTCGCCGGCAAGCTCGGCGCCGCCGCGAGTGCGGTGCTCGCCAAGCCCGAGGTGAAGGAGAGGCTGACGGCGATCGGGCTGATCCCGGTCGGCAGCAGCGCGGATGGGCTGACCAAGGAGCTCGCCGCGAACACCGCCTTCTGGCAGCCGATCGTGAAGGCGACGGGATACAAGATAGAAAACTAG
- a CDS encoding alkaline phosphatase family protein, whose translation MARAKNVLWIMCDQLRYDYLGCTGHPRLKTPNIDAMARRGVLFTKAYVQSPICGPSRMSFYTGRYMRSHGSHWNGWPLRVGEPTLGDHLKKIGVRNVLVGKTHMAPDLEGMKALGIPPESVIGVHVAECGFEPYERDDGLHPTGRPRPKYDEYLRSQGYEATNPWEHWANSGAADDGSLQNGWLLVHADKAARVPDEHSETPYMTRRAMDFISEAETDGRPWCLHLSYIKPHWPYIAPEPYASMYSTEDMIPVIRSMRERQNPHPVFGAYMDMRYSRNMARDEAREKVIPTYMGLITQIDDQMGVLMKFLEERGLTDTTMIVFTSDHGDYLGDHWMGEKDLFHEQSAKIPLIIIDPSNEADATRGTRSDALVEGIDLAPTFVDYFGGKVPGHILEGRSLLPLLRGPTPSDWRKVAFSEYDYAMQDVRLKLNQPIERCRLFMVFDGRWKYIHASGFRPMLYDLETDPDEYVDRGDDPECAGIIARLQAELFDWALHPNDHITTPREKIANYADNQLQVKGGILIGIWDEAELAAIKDGIAQRAKM comes from the coding sequence ATGGCGCGCGCGAAGAACGTTCTCTGGATCATGTGCGACCAACTTCGCTATGATTATCTCGGCTGCACCGGCCATCCCCGGCTGAAGACGCCGAACATCGACGCCATGGCCAGGCGCGGCGTGCTTTTCACCAAGGCCTATGTGCAATCGCCGATCTGCGGCCCGTCGCGGATGTCGTTCTACACCGGCCGCTACATGCGCTCGCACGGCTCGCACTGGAACGGCTGGCCCTTGCGCGTCGGCGAGCCCACGCTGGGCGATCATCTCAAGAAGATCGGCGTACGCAACGTGCTGGTCGGCAAGACCCACATGGCGCCCGACCTCGAAGGCATGAAGGCGCTCGGCATACCGCCGGAATCCGTCATCGGCGTGCACGTCGCCGAATGCGGTTTCGAGCCGTACGAGCGCGACGACGGATTGCATCCGACCGGCCGGCCGCGCCCGAAATACGATGAGTATCTGCGCAGCCAAGGTTATGAAGCGACGAATCCCTGGGAGCATTGGGCCAATTCAGGCGCCGCGGACGACGGCAGCTTGCAGAACGGCTGGCTGCTGGTGCACGCCGACAAGGCCGCGCGCGTGCCGGACGAGCATTCCGAGACGCCCTACATGACGCGCCGCGCGATGGATTTCATCAGCGAGGCCGAGACCGATGGCCGGCCGTGGTGCCTGCATTTGTCCTACATCAAGCCGCACTGGCCCTACATCGCGCCCGAGCCTTACGCCAGCATGTATTCGACCGAGGACATGATCCCGGTGATCCGCTCGATGCGCGAACGGCAAAACCCGCATCCGGTGTTCGGCGCCTATATGGACATGCGCTACTCCCGCAACATGGCGCGCGACGAGGCCCGCGAGAAGGTGATCCCGACCTATATGGGCCTGATCACCCAGATCGACGACCAGATGGGCGTGCTGATGAAGTTTCTGGAGGAACGCGGCCTCACGGACACCACCATGATCGTGTTCACCTCCGATCACGGCGACTATCTCGGCGATCACTGGATGGGCGAGAAGGACCTGTTCCACGAACAGTCGGCCAAGATCCCGCTTATTATCATCGATCCGTCGAACGAAGCGGACGCGACGCGCGGCACGCGCAGCGATGCGCTGGTCGAAGGCATCGATCTCGCGCCGACCTTCGTCGATTATTTCGGCGGCAAGGTGCCGGGCCACATCCTCGAGGGACGCTCACTGCTACCGCTGCTGCGCGGACCGACACCGAGCGACTGGCGCAAGGTGGCGTTCTCCGAATATGACTACGCGATGCAGGATGTCAGGCTGAAACTGAACCAGCCGATCGAGCGCTGCCGCCTGTTCATGGTGTTCGACGGCCGCTGGAAATACATCCACGCCTCCGGCTTCCGCCCGATGCTGTACGACCTCGAGACCGATCCCGACGAATACGTCGATCGCGGCGATGACCCTGAATGCGCTGGCATCATCGCAAGGCTCCAGGCCGAGCTGTTCGACTGGGCGCTGCATCCGAACGACCACATCACCACGCCGCGCGAGAAGATCGCCAACTATGCCGACAACCAGCTCCAGGTGAAGGGCGGGATCTTGATCGGCATTTGGGACGAAGCCGAGCTTGCGGCAATCAAGGACGGGATCGCGCAGCGCGCGAAGATGTGA
- the obgE gene encoding GTPase ObgE — protein MKFLDEAKVYIRSGDGGNGCVAFRREKFIEFGGPSGGNGGRGGNVIIEVADGLNTLIDYRYQQHFKAQKGENGSGSDRHGANGKNIVLKVPLGTQIFDEDRETLIHDFTDVGEKFVLAEGGNGGFGNAHFKTSTNRAPRNANPGQVGEERWIWLRLKLIADAGLVGMPNAGKSTFLSKVSAAKPKIADYPFTTLHPQLGVVNVDGREFVLADIPGLIEGAHEGTGLGDRFLGHVERCRVLLHLVDATCEHAGKAYKTVRKELDAYGGLLTDKIEIVALNKIDAVEPDELKKQKDRLKRAAKKTPLLLSGATGQGVKEALRALVEVIGESPVSAKAKSAAEAEPWSA, from the coding sequence ATGAAATTCCTCGACGAAGCAAAGGTCTATATCCGCTCCGGTGACGGCGGGAACGGCTGCGTGGCGTTCCGCCGCGAGAAGTTCATCGAGTTCGGCGGTCCCTCCGGCGGCAATGGCGGCCGCGGCGGCAACGTCATCATCGAGGTCGCGGACGGCCTCAACACGCTGATCGACTACCGCTACCAGCAGCACTTCAAGGCCCAGAAGGGCGAGAACGGCTCCGGCTCGGACCGCCACGGCGCCAACGGCAAGAACATCGTGCTGAAGGTGCCCCTGGGCACGCAGATCTTCGACGAAGATCGCGAGACCTTGATCCACGACTTCACCGATGTCGGCGAGAAGTTCGTGCTGGCCGAGGGCGGCAATGGCGGCTTCGGCAACGCGCATTTCAAGACCTCGACCAACCGCGCGCCGCGCAACGCCAATCCCGGCCAGGTCGGCGAGGAGCGCTGGATCTGGCTGCGGCTGAAGCTGATCGCGGACGCCGGCCTCGTCGGCATGCCCAATGCCGGCAAGTCGACCTTCCTCTCCAAGGTCAGCGCCGCCAAGCCGAAGATTGCGGACTATCCCTTCACCACGCTGCATCCGCAGCTCGGCGTCGTGAACGTCGACGGCCGCGAATTCGTGCTCGCCGACATTCCCGGCCTGATCGAAGGCGCGCATGAAGGCACCGGCCTCGGCGACCGCTTCCTCGGCCATGTCGAGCGCTGCCGCGTGCTGCTACATCTGGTCGACGCGACCTGCGAGCATGCCGGCAAGGCCTACAAGACGGTCCGCAAGGAGCTCGATGCCTATGGCGGCCTGCTCACCGACAAGATCGAGATCGTCGCGCTCAACAAGATCGACGCGGTCGAGCCGGACGAGTTGAAGAAGCAGAAGGACCGCCTGAAGCGCGCCGCCAAGAAGACGCCGCTGCTGCTGTCAGGCGCGACGGGCCAGGGCGTCAAGGAAGCGCTCCGCGCGCTGGTCGAGGTGATCGGCGAAAGCCCTGTTTCCGCCAAGGCCAAGAGCGCGGCCGAAGCGGAGCCGTGGTCGGCCTGA
- a CDS encoding MaoC family dehydratase, with amino-acid sequence MTDFDPARHRMISAQRWFEDFVVGERFVLPSRTQTTAVFAAFQTASGDTHPVHYDVEYCRARGMPHLLAHGFQTLIHTAPGAGLFPFMVEESLVGFLEQSSRFLKPVYADDTIYPALEVTELVPGRTTGVVTLTSTVFNQRKELVLEGTQKFLIRRRPAG; translated from the coding sequence ATGACCGACTTCGACCCGGCCCGGCACCGCATGATATCCGCGCAACGCTGGTTTGAGGATTTCGTGGTCGGCGAACGCTTCGTGCTGCCGAGCCGCACCCAGACTACGGCGGTGTTCGCGGCGTTCCAGACCGCGAGCGGCGACACCCATCCGGTGCATTATGATGTCGAATATTGCCGCGCCCGCGGCATGCCGCATCTGCTGGCGCACGGCTTCCAGACGCTGATCCACACCGCGCCGGGCGCCGGCCTGTTTCCGTTCATGGTCGAGGAGTCGCTGGTCGGTTTCCTGGAGCAGTCGAGCCGGTTCCTCAAACCGGTCTACGCCGACGACACGATCTATCCGGCGCTCGAGGTCACCGAGCTGGTGCCGGGCCGCACCACCGGCGTCGTGACGCTGACGAGCACGGTGTTCAACCAGCGCAAGGAGCTGGTGCTGGAAGGCACACAGAAATTCCTGATCCGGCGCCGGCCGGCTGGTTAA
- a CDS encoding DMT family transporter has product MPLFKNLSAYDDRSARLAGIGLMVLSIFMFSFGDATGKFLVGTYSVGQLLFLRACAALLLLSPMIWRQRHLFLHLERPLLQLIRVVLSTLEVAAFFLATVHLPLADVITYYLAGPIFVTAMSAIFLGEKVGWRRWTAILIGFCGVLIALRPSAQMVSLPALIALGGSLSFATLMLITRSLRKTPDIVMASSQFIGTFSLGAVLSAFHWVPPTPGSLVFFALAGCISVTALFCVNRSLKLAPASVVVPYQYSMIVWAVIFGFVVFGDVPQLATLIGAVIIIGAGFYIYLRERDLGRASEEVTPPV; this is encoded by the coding sequence ATGCCCCTCTTCAAGAACCTCTCCGCCTATGACGACCGCTCGGCGCGCCTCGCCGGCATCGGCCTCATGGTGCTGTCGATCTTCATGTTCTCGTTCGGCGACGCCACGGGCAAATTCCTGGTCGGGACCTATTCGGTGGGGCAGCTCCTGTTCCTGCGCGCCTGCGCCGCGCTGCTGCTGCTGTCGCCGATGATCTGGCGGCAGCGTCATCTGTTCCTGCATCTGGAGCGGCCGCTTCTTCAGCTCATCCGCGTGGTGCTGTCGACGCTGGAGGTCGCCGCCTTCTTCCTGGCGACCGTGCATCTGCCGCTCGCCGACGTCATCACCTATTATCTCGCCGGTCCGATCTTCGTCACGGCGATGTCGGCGATCTTTCTCGGCGAGAAGGTCGGCTGGCGGCGCTGGACCGCGATCCTGATCGGCTTCTGCGGCGTGCTGATCGCGCTGCGCCCCTCGGCGCAGATGGTGAGCCTGCCGGCGCTGATCGCGCTCGGCGGCAGCCTCTCCTTCGCAACCCTGATGCTGATCACCCGCAGCCTGCGCAAGACGCCCGACATCGTGATGGCGTCCTCGCAATTCATCGGCACGTTCTCGCTCGGCGCGGTGCTGTCGGCCTTCCACTGGGTGCCGCCGACGCCAGGCAGCCTGGTGTTCTTCGCGCTGGCCGGATGCATCTCGGTGACGGCGCTGTTCTGCGTCAACCGCTCGCTCAAGCTCGCGCCGGCGAGCGTGGTGGTGCCCTACCAATATTCGATGATCGTCTGGGCCGTGATCTTCGGCTTCGTCGTGTTCGGCGACGTGCCGCAGCTCGCCACCCTCATCGGCGCGGTGATCATCATCGGCGCCGGGTTCTACATTTACTTGCGCGAGCGCGATCTGGGGCGGGCGAGCGAAGAGGTGACACCGCCGGTGTAG